CCGAACTCTTTTGATAAAATCTGAATAGCTTCTCCCTTCGAGCTCTGTTTCCCGATAAGCTCGTCGTATTTTCCGAGAAGCTCCACAACATCTTCATTACTCCAACGTTTACCGCTGTTCAAAGGAGTGTTGTTATCAGGCTCCGCAAGGGCGTTAAGAAGCTCACCGAATTTAATTTTTTCCATTTCCCTGATATTTTGATCATATGCGATCTTGCTCTTTTCGAATCCTATCGCCCTCCTGCCTAACTTTACAGCTGTTTTAGCGCTTCCGAAACCGCCGAGAAAGAA
The Candidatus Neomarinimicrobiota bacterium genome window above contains:
- a CDS encoding site-specific DNA-methyltransferase, yielding FFLGGFGSAKTAVKLGRRAIGFEKSKIAYDQNIREMEKIKFGELLNALAEPDNNTPLNSGKRWSNEDVVELLGKYDELIGKQSSKGEAIQILSKEFGRGRFGVLNVLKKRGR